The Streptomyces sp. NBC_01255 genome window below encodes:
- a CDS encoding NAD(P)H-binding protein, giving the protein MTILVTGATGTLGRRVVEGLRREGRKVRALTRTPAGANGLPGDVEVAGGDLTDPGTLEAALDGASAVHLLGTTGYDHAPLRTGTQLMAMAAAAGVRRLTVLAPDEGGELERAVRASGLEWTFVWPIDLMANTLGWADTVRATAEVREPYGGRRTASADEADVADVIAELLVRGGHAGRRLVVTGPEALTPADKVAALAAATGRELRFTELTDGEARHRWRAEGWPEEGIDFMLHMWATVPASVAEVTPAVEEVLGRPPRSFAQWATAHAAAFRA; this is encoded by the coding sequence GTGACGATTCTGGTGACCGGTGCGACGGGGACCCTGGGGCGCCGGGTGGTCGAGGGGCTCCGGCGCGAGGGGCGGAAGGTGCGGGCCCTGACCCGTACCCCGGCGGGGGCGAACGGTCTGCCCGGGGACGTGGAGGTGGCGGGCGGCGATCTCACCGACCCGGGGACCTTGGAGGCCGCCCTCGACGGGGCCTCCGCCGTACACCTGCTCGGCACCACCGGCTACGACCACGCCCCGCTGCGGACCGGAACGCAGCTCATGGCGATGGCCGCCGCGGCGGGCGTGCGGCGGCTGACGGTCCTCGCCCCGGACGAGGGCGGCGAGTTGGAGCGGGCGGTCCGGGCGAGCGGCCTGGAGTGGACGTTCGTCTGGCCGATCGACCTGATGGCCAACACCCTGGGGTGGGCGGACACCGTTCGCGCCACGGCGGAGGTCCGCGAACCGTACGGGGGGCGCAGGACCGCCTCGGCCGACGAGGCGGACGTCGCCGACGTGATCGCGGAGCTGCTCGTGCGGGGCGGCCACGCGGGACGGCGGCTCGTCGTGACGGGGCCCGAGGCGCTCACGCCGGCCGACAAGGTGGCCGCGCTCGCGGCGGCGACCGGCCGCGAGCTCCGCTTCACCGAGCTGACCGACGGCGAGGCCCGTCACCGGTGGCGGGCCGAGGGCTGGCCCGAGGAGGGCATCGACTTCATGCTGCACATGTGGGCGACCGTGCCCGCGTCGGTGGCCGAGGTGACGCCGGCCGTCGAGGAGGTCCTCGGCCGTCCGCCCCGGAGCTTCGCCCAGTGGGCGACGGCCCACGCCGCCGCCTTCCGCGCCTGA
- a CDS encoding ABC transporter ATP-binding protein — protein MSTSTSTAPATAVRVRGLRRVFGTRPVLDGLDLTLARGEFLALLGASGSGKTTLLRILGGLDGADGGEALVPAARTIVFQEPRLIPSTKVLGNVTVGLPRGAATRATGLRALAEVGLDRHADAWPATLSGGEAQRVALARALVREPELLLLDEPFAALDALTRLRMQDLVGELRRVHHPAVLLVTHDVDEAVRLADRVAVLRDGRLVTDVPVAVARPRDPGDPAFVALRRRLLADLGVHTPEGTPPAAPAPLEGAPA, from the coding sequence ATGAGCACGTCCACGTCCACAGCCCCAGCCACAGCCGTACGGGTACGGGGCCTGCGCCGCGTCTTCGGCACCCGCCCCGTCCTCGACGGCCTGGACCTCACCCTCGCGCGCGGCGAGTTCCTCGCCCTGCTCGGGGCGAGCGGCAGCGGCAAGACGACCCTGCTGCGCATCCTCGGCGGCCTCGACGGCGCCGACGGAGGAGAGGCCCTCGTCCCCGCCGCCCGCACGATCGTCTTCCAGGAGCCCCGGCTCATCCCCTCCACGAAGGTCCTCGGCAATGTGACCGTCGGGCTGCCGCGCGGGGCGGCGACCAGGGCGACCGGCCTGCGGGCCCTCGCCGAGGTCGGCCTCGACCGACATGCCGACGCCTGGCCTGCCACCCTGTCCGGCGGCGAGGCCCAACGCGTCGCACTGGCCAGGGCGTTGGTACGGGAGCCCGAACTCCTGCTCCTCGACGAGCCGTTCGCCGCGCTCGACGCGCTGACCCGGCTCCGTATGCAGGACCTCGTCGGCGAGCTGCGCCGCGTCCACCACCCCGCGGTCCTGCTCGTCACCCACGACGTCGACGAGGCCGTACGCCTCGCCGACCGGGTCGCCGTCCTGCGCGACGGGCGGCTCGTCACCGACGTCCCCGTCGCCGTCGCCCGGCCCCGCGACCCCGGCGACCCCGCCTTCGTCGCCCTGCGCCGCCGCCTCCTCGCCGACCTCGGCGTCCACACGCCCGAGGGAACACCCCCCGCCGCCCCCGCCCCGCTCGAAGGAGCCCCCGCATGA
- a CDS encoding ABC transporter permease translates to MTSVTAQATKADQAAEATEEVRASEEPKATTTATGLVAPRPPVRRPRSRARSLTVRALGPVALLTLWWISSATGLLTPDVLASPPQVIKAVGELWGNGQLPDALATSLTRSGIGLVIGLAAGLTLGITTGFTRLGDELLDSSLQTLRTIPFLSLVPLFMVWFGINETAKILLIAVATTFPMYVSASGGVRNTDRKLVEAMRSFGLGRLAIVRQVVLPGALPSLLAGLRLSMTLSVIALIAAEEINATEGIGYLMSQAQSYARTDILAVCILVYGLLGLTADVLVRGLERILMPWRTAGPGGGTR, encoded by the coding sequence ATGACGAGCGTGACGGCCCAGGCGACCAAGGCGGACCAGGCGGCCGAAGCGACCGAGGAGGTCAGGGCGAGCGAGGAGCCCAAGGCGACCACGACGGCCACCGGACTCGTCGCGCCCCGCCCGCCCGTCAGGCGCCCCCGCTCCCGCGCCCGCTCCCTCACCGTCCGCGCCCTCGGCCCGGTCGCCCTCCTCACCCTGTGGTGGATCTCCTCCGCCACCGGCCTCCTCACCCCCGACGTGCTCGCGTCTCCGCCCCAAGTCATCAAAGCCGTAGGGGAGTTGTGGGGGAACGGTCAGCTTCCGGACGCGCTCGCCACGTCCCTCACCCGCTCGGGCATCGGGCTCGTCATCGGCCTCGCCGCCGGGCTCACCCTCGGCATCACCACCGGCTTCACCCGGCTCGGCGACGAGCTCCTCGACTCCTCCCTCCAGACCCTGCGGACCATCCCCTTCCTCTCCCTCGTCCCGCTCTTCATGGTGTGGTTCGGCATCAACGAGACCGCGAAGATCCTGCTCATCGCCGTCGCCACCACCTTCCCCATGTACGTCTCCGCCTCAGGCGGCGTCCGCAACACCGACCGCAAGCTCGTCGAGGCGATGCGCAGCTTCGGCCTCGGCCGCCTCGCGATCGTGCGCCAGGTCGTCCTGCCCGGCGCGCTGCCCTCGCTGCTCGCCGGACTCCGGCTCTCCATGACGCTGAGCGTGATCGCGCTCATCGCCGCCGAGGAGATCAACGCCACCGAAGGCATCGGCTACTTGATGTCCCAGGCCCAGAGCTACGCCCGCACCGACATCCTCGCCGTCTGCATCCTCGTGTACGGACTGCTCGGCCTCACCGCCGACGTCCTCGTCCGCGGACTGGAGCGGATCCTCATGCCCTGGCGCACGGCGGGCCCCGGAGGAGGAACCCGATGA
- a CDS encoding IclR family transcriptional regulator yields the protein MTTEAGIARPPAGAQAVRRALDVLHCFHDNGPDLSASDLARRLELSTSTAHRLARTLLGAGFLEQDARTARYRLGPAMTELGRLSYHQRGLHLATPELADLAERTGATADLALRSGPHVVIVAGGSVTPKVGLRRPLHSTALGKVLLAWPRAGEGGPRSLPPLPAFTERTIVEPPALTAELARVREAGYALNDGESAHGVRTVAVPVLERAGHARFALAVRATPELITDARLDWYLAQARECARALEVLLLAPTERRDPGDRA from the coding sequence ATGACGACCGAGGCCGGCATCGCCCGACCCCCGGCGGGCGCCCAGGCGGTCCGCCGCGCCCTGGACGTGCTGCACTGTTTCCACGACAACGGGCCCGATCTGAGCGCCTCCGACCTCGCACGCCGGCTCGAGCTCTCCACCTCCACGGCGCACCGGCTGGCGCGGACCCTGCTCGGTGCGGGATTCCTGGAGCAGGACGCCCGGACCGCCCGCTACCGGCTCGGTCCGGCGATGACCGAGCTGGGCCGGCTCTCGTACCACCAGCGGGGGCTGCACCTGGCCACGCCCGAGCTGGCCGATCTGGCCGAACGGACGGGCGCGACCGCCGACTTGGCGCTGCGCAGCGGCCCGCACGTGGTGATCGTGGCGGGCGGTTCGGTGACGCCGAAGGTCGGCCTGCGCCGGCCCCTGCACTCCACGGCGCTCGGGAAGGTGCTGCTCGCCTGGCCCCGCGCGGGCGAGGGCGGCCCCCGCTCCCTGCCGCCGCTGCCCGCGTTCACCGAGCGGACCATCGTCGAACCTCCGGCCCTGACCGCCGAGTTGGCCCGCGTGCGGGAGGCGGGGTACGCCCTCAACGACGGCGAGTCGGCCCACGGGGTGCGGACCGTGGCCGTGCCGGTCCTGGAGCGGGCGGGGCACGCGCGGTTCGCGCTCGCGGTCCGCGCGACGCCGGAACTGATCACCGACGCGCGGCTCGACTGGTACCTGGCGCAGGCGCGCGAGTGCGCCAGGGCGCTGGAGGTCCTGCTCCTGGCCCCGACGGAACGGCGGGACCCCGGAGACCGCGCCTGA
- a CDS encoding helix-turn-helix domain-containing protein, translated as MPPRSSPTARQQRLGSELRKLREQSGMSAQQAAALLGVDRTRIPNIESGRFGISAERVRTLAFNYGCPDTALVDLLADIAQERDRGWWEEHRGLLPPALIDIAELEYHSSELQSAVTTHIPGLLQTEEHARAVFDTAVPLLPGPDLEARLALRLRRQEVLDRDRPVLYEAVIHEAALRMQFGGPKVARDQLEHILAYSERDTVTVRVIPFAAGGFPGAGQSFTYVAAPVPQLDTVQLDSSHGSILLDADMKLRRYRGLLERLRGLALSTTESRAFIRTIAQDL; from the coding sequence GTGCCACCCAGGAGCAGCCCGACCGCACGACAGCAGCGCCTCGGGAGCGAACTGCGCAAACTGCGCGAACAGTCGGGCATGTCGGCCCAGCAGGCCGCCGCCCTCCTGGGCGTCGACCGCACCCGTATCCCCAACATCGAGTCCGGCCGCTTCGGCATCAGCGCCGAGCGCGTCCGCACCCTCGCCTTCAACTACGGCTGCCCCGACACGGCGCTCGTCGACCTGCTCGCCGACATCGCCCAGGAGCGGGACCGGGGCTGGTGGGAGGAGCACCGCGGACTGCTGCCGCCCGCCCTCATCGACATCGCCGAACTGGAGTACCACTCCTCGGAGTTGCAGAGCGCCGTCACCACCCACATCCCCGGCCTCCTGCAGACCGAGGAGCATGCGCGGGCCGTCTTCGACACCGCTGTCCCGCTCCTGCCGGGACCCGACCTGGAGGCCCGCCTCGCGCTGCGGCTGCGCCGCCAGGAGGTCCTGGACCGGGACCGGCCCGTGCTCTACGAGGCCGTGATCCACGAGGCGGCGCTGCGCATGCAGTTCGGCGGGCCGAAGGTCGCGCGGGACCAGCTGGAGCACATCCTGGCGTACTCCGAGCGGGACACCGTGACCGTCCGCGTCATCCCCTTCGCCGCGGGGGGTTTCCCGGGCGCGGGCCAGTCGTTCACCTATGTGGCCGCGCCCGTGCCGCAGCTCGACACCGTGCAGCTCGACTCCTCCCACGGATCGATCCTCCTCGACGCGGACATGAAGCTCCGCCGCTACCGGGGACTCCTGGAGCGACTGCGCGGACTCGCCCTGTCCACGACCGAATCACGCGCGTTCATACGCACCATCGCCCAGGATCTGTGA
- a CDS encoding putative leader peptide has protein sequence MNGRRTARSTPAAPPEAPALTRRRHIDLARVAAATCR, from the coding sequence ATGAACGGACGACGTACCGCACGCTCCACGCCCGCCGCCCCTCCCGAGGCTCCCGCGCTCACCCGGCGCCGCCACATCGACCTGGCGCGCGTCGCCGCCGCGACCTGTCGCTGA
- a CDS encoding LLM class flavin-dependent oxidoreductase: MTTPAPEVLWYIIPREGAYPWEPAGRRPVDLGYLAQLAGTVERLGYTGALLATDLYDVWPLGSALAASTSTRFKPLLAVHPGLIAPTLLAKMALSFDNLFDGRLRFNVVNGSTAALREYGLHVEHDERYALSAEYWSIVKRLTAGEVFDHKGRFYDLRNAGASFRDLRPVQEPHVPLWFGGSSAPGIEMAAEHVDVYLTWGEPPHLLKEKLDHVRARAAAHGRTLRIGLRLHLIVRDTEDEAWAAADRLLDVTSEATYARQLGERAGEDGVGWQRQFRQHGGRVPARARELEVHPNLWPGMGLFRPGPGTAVVGSTAQVVERLQEYRELGVDTFILSGNPLLEEAYRVAETVLPALGIRH, translated from the coding sequence GTGACGACCCCCGCACCCGAAGTCCTCTGGTACATCATCCCGCGCGAAGGCGCCTACCCGTGGGAGCCGGCGGGCCGCCGCCCCGTCGACCTCGGCTACCTCGCGCAGCTCGCCGGAACCGTCGAACGCCTCGGCTACACAGGGGCGCTGCTCGCCACCGACCTCTACGACGTCTGGCCCCTCGGCTCCGCACTCGCGGCCTCCACCAGCACCCGCTTCAAGCCGCTGCTCGCCGTCCACCCGGGCCTGATCGCCCCGACCCTGCTCGCCAAGATGGCGCTCAGCTTCGACAACCTCTTCGACGGCCGGCTCCGCTTCAACGTGGTCAACGGCTCCACCGCCGCCCTGCGCGAGTACGGGCTCCACGTCGAGCACGACGAGCGCTACGCACTCAGCGCCGAGTACTGGTCGATCGTCAAGCGGCTCACGGCGGGGGAGGTCTTCGACCACAAGGGCCGCTTCTACGACCTCAGGAACGCGGGCGCCTCCTTCCGGGACCTCAGGCCCGTGCAGGAGCCGCACGTCCCGCTGTGGTTCGGCGGCTCGTCGGCGCCCGGCATCGAGATGGCCGCCGAGCACGTCGACGTCTACCTCACCTGGGGCGAGCCCCCGCACCTGCTGAAGGAGAAGCTCGACCACGTACGGGCCCGGGCCGCGGCCCACGGCCGTACCCTCCGGATCGGCCTCCGGCTCCACCTCATCGTCCGCGACACCGAGGACGAGGCCTGGGCGGCGGCCGACCGGCTGCTCGACGTCACCAGCGAGGCGACGTACGCCCGGCAGCTCGGCGAGCGGGCGGGCGAGGACGGTGTCGGCTGGCAGCGCCAGTTCCGGCAGCACGGCGGCCGGGTCCCCGCGCGGGCGCGCGAACTGGAGGTCCACCCGAATCTCTGGCCCGGCATGGGGCTGTTCCGGCCCGGTCCGGGAACGGCGGTCGTCGGGTCGACGGCCCAGGTCGTGGAGCGCCTCCAGGAGTACCGGGAGCTGGGCGTGGACACGTTCATCCTGTCCGGGAACCCGCTCCTGGAGGAGGCCTACCGGGTCGCGGAGACGGTCCTCCCGGCACTGGGTATCCGCCATTGA
- a CDS encoding WhiB family transcriptional regulator, with protein sequence MQTDTDVLTAPDFSWRENALCAQAGPEFFFPAPGSSTREAKQLCGACEGRVACLEYALAHDERFGVWGGLSEKERVRLKRQQGSR encoded by the coding sequence ATGCAGACGGATACCGACGTGCTGACCGCTCCCGACTTCTCCTGGCGTGAGAACGCCCTGTGCGCCCAGGCGGGCCCGGAGTTCTTCTTCCCGGCCCCCGGCTCGTCGACGCGCGAGGCCAAGCAGCTGTGCGGGGCGTGCGAGGGGCGCGTGGCGTGCCTGGAGTACGCACTGGCCCACGACGAGCGCTTCGGGGTGTGGGGCGGGCTCTCCGAAAAGGAGCGCGTGCGGCTCAAGCGGCAGCAGGGCAGCCGCTGA
- a CDS encoding ABC transporter substrate-binding protein, giving the protein MTVTIGVHRSNPSLYHLSRLGYAEQELAALGETVTWHPYTDGVRTGAFLADGTIDFGGTGSTPPVTAQAAGHDIVYTAVSAPRPDHGALLVPDDSPVRTVADLKGGTVHLAVGSWQTHLVAKALDDAGLSYATDITPVRGDSASEAKLRSGEITAWVAQGAELAAARRAGGLRTLVRTGEVITDRSVFFARRDLAEQRPELVEALTRALRRADDWAAAHPREAAEIAAADQGGTADDWETALRALPWTIEPVTEEFIAEQQQAADIFHRTGFIDRAITVADALPRKA; this is encoded by the coding sequence ATGACCGTCACCATCGGTGTCCACCGCAGCAACCCCTCCCTCTACCACCTCTCCCGCCTCGGCTACGCGGAGCAGGAGCTCGCCGCCCTCGGCGAGACCGTGACCTGGCACCCGTACACCGACGGAGTCCGCACCGGGGCCTTCCTGGCCGACGGCACCATCGACTTCGGCGGCACCGGCTCCACGCCGCCCGTCACCGCGCAGGCCGCCGGCCACGACATCGTCTACACCGCCGTCTCCGCGCCCCGCCCCGACCACGGCGCCCTCCTCGTCCCCGACGACAGCCCGGTCCGTACCGTCGCCGACCTCAAGGGCGGCACCGTCCACCTCGCCGTCGGCTCCTGGCAGACGCATCTCGTCGCCAAGGCCCTGGACGACGCCGGCCTCTCGTACGCCACCGACATCACCCCCGTACGCGGCGACTCGGCCAGCGAGGCGAAGCTCCGCTCCGGTGAGATCACCGCCTGGGTCGCGCAGGGCGCCGAGCTCGCCGCCGCCCGCCGCGCCGGCGGACTGCGCACCCTGGTCCGCACCGGCGAGGTCATCACCGACCGGTCCGTCTTCTTCGCCCGCCGAGACCTGGCCGAGCAGCGGCCCGAGCTCGTCGAGGCGCTCACCCGCGCCCTCCGGCGGGCCGACGACTGGGCCGCCGCGCATCCGCGCGAGGCCGCCGAGATCGCCGCCGCCGACCAGGGCGGCACCGCGGACGACTGGGAGACCGCGCTGCGCGCCCTGCCCTGGACGATCGAGCCGGTCACCGAGGAGTTCATCGCCGAGCAGCAGCAGGCGGCGGACATCTTCCACCGCACCGGATTCATCGACCGCGCGATCACCGTCGCCGACGCGCTGCCCCGGAAGGCCTGA
- a CDS encoding ABC transporter substrate-binding protein, whose product MTPARVPDTLWFTRCPVPTATGVAADRGWLAGEFAPDGIAVRSLQDAEPGADRAAHFTHALPGLFREGGNVPALWARSRGERTRLVGLTWIEERQTVLVGPGSPVRGAAALRGLRLAVPRHSVPIDFWRAMAVRGFEGVLASAGYGLTDAVLVDVPADGHSGQWAAELAALRRGEVDAVYVKGALAVEAARRAGAEVAVELDELPDPAHRVNNGTPRPLTVHQDLLDEHPELVARFLAVLLRAADWAADEPAEVARILGAETGAGAEGVAGAYRPGIHRTLHPDLSATRLDLLARQEEALRAHGFLPEAVDVRAWADPEPLRRARLLASASGQRSPHPVP is encoded by the coding sequence ATGACCCCTGCCCGCGTCCCCGACACGCTCTGGTTCACCCGTTGCCCCGTCCCCACCGCCACCGGTGTCGCCGCCGACCGCGGCTGGCTGGCCGGGGAGTTCGCCCCGGACGGGATCGCCGTCCGTTCCCTCCAGGACGCCGAACCCGGCGCCGACCGCGCCGCCCACTTCACCCACGCTCTTCCCGGGCTCTTCCGCGAGGGCGGCAACGTGCCCGCGCTGTGGGCCCGTTCACGCGGCGAGCGCACCCGGCTCGTCGGCCTCACCTGGATCGAAGAGCGCCAGACCGTACTCGTCGGCCCCGGCTCACCGGTCCGTGGCGCCGCCGCCCTGCGCGGCCTCCGGCTCGCCGTGCCCCGCCACTCCGTGCCGATCGACTTCTGGCGGGCCATGGCCGTGCGCGGCTTCGAGGGCGTCCTCGCCTCGGCGGGGTACGGGCTCACGGACGCCGTCCTCGTCGACGTACCGGCCGACGGCCACTCCGGTCAGTGGGCGGCCGAGCTGGCCGCACTGCGCCGGGGCGAGGTCGACGCCGTGTACGTGAAGGGAGCCCTCGCCGTCGAGGCGGCCCGCCGCGCCGGAGCCGAGGTCGCCGTGGAACTCGACGAGCTCCCCGACCCCGCGCACCGCGTCAACAACGGCACCCCGCGCCCCCTCACCGTGCACCAGGACCTCCTGGACGAGCATCCCGAGCTGGTCGCGCGCTTCCTCGCCGTCCTGCTCCGCGCCGCCGACTGGGCCGCCGACGAGCCCGCCGAGGTCGCCCGCATCCTCGGCGCCGAGACCGGCGCGGGCGCCGAGGGTGTCGCCGGCGCCTATCGGCCCGGCATCCACCGCACCCTCCACCCGGACCTGTCGGCCACCCGACTCGACCTCCTCGCCCGCCAGGAGGAGGCGCTGCGCGCACACGGCTTCCTGCCCGAGGCCGTGGACGTACGGGCCTGGGCCGACCCGGAGCCGCTCCGCCGAGCCCGGCTCCTCGCCTCCGCCAGCGGGCAGCGATCGCCGCACCCCGTCCCGTAA
- a CDS encoding ABC transporter substrate-binding protein: protein MRPLTPLAALAALAALSTVTACGGATGTEASKGTSGTVTVRIPDPGNAGVLARGKKDGSLDKALAAVGAKVAWTGSAGPFAPAAQAMNADQLDIATGSITSGITSLSQSPGFAFFTATDPDPVGEGILVREGSDIASVKDLVGRKVAVNKGGTGEYLLLKALARAGVPADKVERVYLRPDQTAAVFNAGQVDAWAVWSTYAVAEIGSGKAHFVADGTAIDSDNYSLNAVRSDFAAQHPEVVKALYRYLHENSAKEKSDPAAYLNVFTDAGPTAVNGKAKEVQIGFTRKGGTVDPIGAEDIKRFETVAGFYADQKVTPNKVDIAAHLLDIEKLS from the coding sequence ATGCGCCCACTCACCCCGCTCGCCGCTCTGGCGGCCCTCGCCGCCCTCTCCACCGTCACCGCCTGCGGCGGCGCCACGGGGACGGAGGCGTCGAAGGGAACGAGCGGAACCGTCACCGTCCGCATCCCCGACCCCGGCAACGCGGGCGTCCTCGCCCGCGGCAAGAAGGACGGCAGCCTCGACAAGGCGCTCGCCGCCGTCGGCGCCAAGGTGGCCTGGACCGGCAGCGCCGGCCCCTTCGCCCCCGCCGCCCAGGCCATGAACGCCGACCAGCTCGACATCGCGACCGGCTCCATCACCTCCGGCATCACGTCCCTCTCCCAGAGCCCCGGCTTCGCCTTCTTCACGGCCACCGACCCCGACCCCGTCGGCGAGGGCATCCTCGTCCGCGAGGGCTCGGACATCGCCTCCGTCAAGGACCTCGTCGGCCGCAAGGTCGCCGTCAACAAGGGCGGCACCGGCGAGTACCTGCTGCTCAAGGCCCTCGCCCGGGCAGGCGTCCCCGCCGACAAGGTCGAGCGGGTCTATCTGCGCCCCGACCAGACGGCCGCCGTCTTCAACGCGGGCCAGGTGGACGCCTGGGCCGTCTGGTCCACCTACGCCGTCGCCGAGATCGGCTCCGGCAAGGCGCACTTCGTCGCCGACGGCACCGCGATCGACTCCGACAACTACAGCCTCAACGCGGTCCGTTCGGACTTCGCCGCGCAGCACCCCGAGGTCGTGAAGGCGCTCTACCGCTACCTCCACGAGAACAGCGCCAAGGAGAAGAGCGACCCGGCCGCCTATCTCAACGTCTTCACCGACGCCGGTCCCACGGCCGTCAACGGCAAGGCCAAGGAGGTCCAGATCGGCTTCACCCGCAAGGGAGGCACCGTCGATCCGATCGGCGCCGAGGACATCAAGCGCTTCGAGACCGTCGCCGGGTTCTACGCCGACCAGAAGGTCACGCCGAACAAGGTCGACATCGCCGCCCATCTCCTTGACATCGAGAAGCTGTCATGA
- a CDS encoding acyl-ACP desaturase, whose protein sequence is MTLTSPHLGSSAEWTDARLLYALEEVVEKELNRHLKVTKDWMPHEYVPWSDGRNFPGFFEDGEAWDPKQSKVTEIGKIALVVNLLTEDNLPSYHHEIASLFGRDGAWGTWVHRWTAEEGRHGIVMRDYLLASRAVDPDKLEQFRMSHMSEGFESDNRHSMLHSVAYVAFQELATRISHRNTGHQSGDPVCDRMLSRIATDENLHMVFYRNLLGAAFELAPDLTMMAVRDVVVNFRMPGHGMPGFERAAAQMAIGEIYNMRIHHDDVLQPVLRFLKVLQIEGLGPEGLQAQDELGLYMNGLDSEASKFDEKLAARKARMAARAAG, encoded by the coding sequence GTGACGCTCACCTCTCCCCACCTCGGCAGCTCGGCGGAGTGGACCGACGCGCGCCTGCTCTACGCGCTGGAAGAGGTCGTGGAGAAGGAGCTCAACCGGCACCTGAAGGTCACCAAGGACTGGATGCCGCACGAGTACGTGCCGTGGTCCGACGGCCGGAACTTCCCCGGCTTCTTCGAGGACGGCGAGGCCTGGGACCCCAAGCAGTCCAAGGTCACCGAGATCGGAAAGATCGCCCTCGTGGTGAACCTGCTCACCGAGGACAACCTCCCGAGCTACCACCACGAGATCGCCAGCCTCTTCGGCCGCGACGGCGCCTGGGGCACCTGGGTGCACCGCTGGACCGCCGAGGAGGGCCGCCACGGCATCGTGATGCGCGACTACCTCCTGGCCTCGCGCGCGGTCGACCCGGACAAGCTGGAGCAGTTCCGGATGTCACACATGAGCGAGGGCTTCGAGTCCGACAACCGGCACTCGATGCTGCACTCCGTGGCGTACGTCGCCTTCCAGGAGCTCGCGACCCGCATCTCGCACCGGAACACCGGCCACCAGTCGGGCGACCCCGTCTGCGACCGGATGCTCTCCCGCATCGCCACCGACGAGAACCTGCACATGGTCTTCTACCGGAACCTGCTGGGCGCGGCCTTCGAGCTCGCCCCCGACCTGACCATGATGGCCGTGCGGGACGTGGTCGTGAACTTCCGGATGCCCGGACACGGCATGCCGGGCTTCGAGCGGGCGGCGGCGCAGATGGCGATCGGCGAGATCTACAACATGCGCATCCACCACGACGACGTCCTCCAGCCGGTCCTGCGCTTCCTCAAGGTCCTCCAGATCGAGGGGCTCGGCCCGGAGGGCCTCCAGGCCCAGGACGAGCTGGGGCTGTACATGAACGGCCTGGACAGCGAGGCCAGCAAGTTCGACGAGAAGCTCGCGGCCCGCAAGGCCCGTATGGCGGCCCGAGCGGCCGGCTGA
- a CDS encoding ATP-binding protein yields the protein MSNPMKGALRCLPSAVAAAGPIPPATENLSYSMLLPGGAYCAGLARESVGTLLTRHGLSDLCETAALATSELVAAAYRFTPDREMILRVRWQYEALRIVLYDQHPVHASPAAAEECRDRRSRSMWLLAAAVDAHGGDWGLAPVLTPGGGTKSWALLHR from the coding sequence GTGAGCAACCCGATGAAGGGCGCACTGCGTTGCCTCCCGTCCGCCGTCGCGGCGGCCGGGCCCATACCTCCCGCCACGGAGAACCTCAGCTACTCGATGCTCCTCCCCGGAGGCGCCTACTGTGCCGGACTCGCCCGTGAGTCGGTCGGCACGCTCCTCACCCGGCACGGCCTCTCGGACCTCTGCGAGACCGCCGCCCTCGCCACCTCGGAACTCGTCGCCGCGGCGTACCGCTTCACGCCCGACCGCGAGATGATCCTGCGCGTCCGCTGGCAGTACGAGGCGCTGCGGATCGTGCTCTACGACCAGCACCCGGTCCATGCCTCGCCCGCCGCGGCCGAGGAATGCCGCGACCGCCGCAGCCGCAGCATGTGGCTGCTGGCCGCGGCGGTCGACGCGCACGGCGGAGACTGGGGCCTCGCCCCCGTACTGACGCCGGGCGGCGGTACCAAGTCCTGGGCCTTACTTCACCGTTGA